The Deltaproteobacteria bacterium genomic sequence CAGGCCCTCGGCCACGACCGCCGGTGGAGCCAAATCCGGATTACCCAGGCTGAAATCATACACGTTTTCCGGACCGTATTTCTTTTTCAGTTCAATGCCGGCCTCGAACATGCGCCGGATCCAGGACGAATTGGCCAAATAGCCGTCCACCTGAGTGTTCAATACCATGTTCTGCTCCATCCGGCCCACGACTTAGACATTCAGGCCGATCTTTCTGTATTCACTCAATTTGTTGCGCAAGGTGCGCACGGAAATCCCGAGCAGCTCCGAAGCCTTGGTCCGATTGCCCATGGTTCTGTCCAGGCTTTTCATGATGAGGTGCATCTCCATCTCCTGGATGGTCGGAATGCGGCCATCGGCATCGGGAGCGGCCGTCAGGGGCATGGGCGGCGTATCGCCATCCATCTCGTCGGCGGATGCGTCGGACTCGGCGAAATCCGACCGCGAGGGGTCCCATTCCTGACCGTCCATCAAAAAATGCGCCGGTCGGATCGGCCCCGAACCAGCCAAAAGCACGGCCCGTTCCATCAGGTTCTGAAGCTCGCGCACGTTGCCGGGCCACGCGTAATCCAGCAGCCAGGCGATGGCCTCGTCGGACAGGCGCAAGGCGCCCAATCCATATTCGCGGCAGTACCGGGCCATGAAGTATTCCGCCAACAGCAAGGCATCCTCGCCACGCTCGCGCAATGGCGGCAGCCGCAGGGGGATGACGTTCAGGCGGTAGTACAGATCCTGCCGGAATTCCCCCCGCTCCACGCTCTGTTCCAGGTTCCGGTTGGTCGTGGCCAGAACGCGCACATCGATCTTGACCGTCTCGGTGCCTCCGACGCGATCGATCTCGCCTTCCTGCAGGGCGCGCAGCAGCTTGGCCTGCAGGGCCAGATCCATTTCGGAAATTTCATCCAAGAGCAGGGTGCCGCCCGAAGCCAGCTCGAACCGACCAAGCTTGCGGGAAATGGCGCCGGTAAAAGCGCCTTTTTCATGGCCGAAGAGCTCGCTTTCCAGCAGATGTTCGGGCAGGGCGGCGCAGTTCACGGCCACGAAAGGGCCGTTTTCCCGACCTGAATGGACGTGGATATAGCGCGCGAACATTTCCTTGCCCGTGCCCGATTCGCCGGAAATGAGCACCGTGGCCTTGGACGGAGCCACCTGCCTGGCCAGGGCCAAAACCCGGATCACGGCCGGATGCCGGCCAATGATGGACGCGTCCCGACGCGCGGCGGCCACCGGGGTGGGCGGCGCCACCTCGCGGGGCAGGATCGCCTGGATTTTCTCCCAGGACAGCGGCGCCAGCCAGTAGTCCTGGGCGCCCAGTTCCATGTACAGTTTGGCCTCGTCCACGCTGCCCTTGTCCGTGAACACGACCACCGGCGTGCTCGCCCCGGACAGCAGCGGCGACTCGAACAAATCCTGGGCCCGATATCCTGGCAGGACGGGTTGGGTGAAAATCACGTCAAAGGAGCGAGATTCGAGCACCTTCAAGGCCGAAGCGCGGTCCTCGACCACCACGGCCTGGCATGCATGGCGCTTCAAATCCGCATGGATCGGCGAGATAAACTCGGCGCGTGAAATAAAAAGGATTCGTGTGGCCGCCATGACGACTGCTGCTATCTTTTCCATGGGTTCTTGGCAATACGGAGGGCCGCCTCCCGACTTGCCCCGCCTTTTTCCCTCTGCTAGGGGCTATCCAGGCTTTGCCCGGGGCCAAAACGATTTCGACGACCAGGTCCCGACGTCCCAAGGCCGGCCGAGGCGCCCGGCGAAACCATCATCTCTCCGCAACGAGCCCACGCCACGCATGAACAATCCCGGCACCGCTTCCGGCGACACGCCGACAACAACACGACACAAATGCGTAAACCCGTTCTCTTCCGCGTCACCAACAATCTGGGCATCGGCGGCGTGCAACGCCGCCTGCGTTCCCTGCTGCCCCTGCTCACCTCGGACTTCGAGGTCCATATCGTCACCTACAAGGACAGAGGCATCTTTTTCGACGAACTGTCCGCGCTCGGGGTCCATACCCATTTTTTACCGCGCAAGGGGCACTGGAATCCGATCGACATCGGGAAGCTGGCCCGCCTTTTCCGCCTCCATGGCGCCCAGATCGTGCACACCCACTCCTTTGGCGGCAATATCTCCGGCATCCTGGCCGCAAGCCTGGCCCGTGTCCCGGTGCGCGTCGCCCAGGTGCATCTGTGCGACCAACACTGGTACGGCGCCACGATTGCGCGTCGTACAAAACAAATTCTGGAAGAAACCCTGCTGCATCGCCTGCTCACCGACCGCATTCTTTTTGTCTCCCATGAATCCCGCGACTACTTCCAGCGCCATACCCGGCTGCCCGACGACCGACTGACCGTTCTGCACAATGGCCTGGACCTGCCGGATGCCACCCCACCCGCGTCCCGCGCCGAGCTGGGGCTGCCCGACGGGCCACGGCTTATCGGCTTTGTCGGTCGCGTCACCTCCGGCAAGGGTTTGGATCTCTTTCTGGAGATTGCGCGCCAAGCCGCGCGCCAGTCCCCCCACGCGTACCACTTTCTGGTCGTCGGCACGGGTGGAGACCTCCCGCGCCACCAACAGTGGGCGCGGGAACACGCCCTGGACGACCATGTCACCTTTCTCGGCGAACGCCGGGATATCCATCGTTGCTACGCTGCCCTGGATTGTCTGCTGTTCTGCTCCGAACACGGCGTCGAGGGCATGCCTGGCGTCATGCTGGAAGCCTGCGCCCACGG encodes the following:
- a CDS encoding sigma-54-dependent Fis family transcriptional regulator, giving the protein MAATRILFISRAEFISPIHADLKRHACQAVVVEDRASALKVLESRSFDVIFTQPVLPGYRAQDLFESPLLSGASTPVVVFTDKGSVDEAKLYMELGAQDYWLAPLSWEKIQAILPREVAPPTPVAAARRDASIIGRHPAVIRVLALARQVAPSKATVLISGESGTGKEMFARYIHVHSGRENGPFVAVNCAALPEHLLESELFGHEKGAFTGAISRKLGRFELASGGTLLLDEISEMDLALQAKLLRALQEGEIDRVGGTETVKIDVRVLATTNRNLEQSVERGEFRQDLYYRLNVIPLRLPPLRERGEDALLLAEYFMARYCREYGLGALRLSDEAIAWLLDYAWPGNVRELQNLMERAVLLAGSGPIRPAHFLMDGQEWDPSRSDFAESDASADEMDGDTPPMPLTAAPDADGRIPTIQEMEMHLIMKSLDRTMGNRTKASELLGISVRTLRNKLSEYRKIGLNV
- a CDS encoding glycosyltransferase gives rise to the protein MRKPVLFRVTNNLGIGGVQRRLRSLLPLLTSDFEVHIVTYKDRGIFFDELSALGVHTHFLPRKGHWNPIDIGKLARLFRLHGAQIVHTHSFGGNISGILAASLARVPVRVAQVHLCDQHWYGATIARRTKQILEETLLHRLLTDRILFVSHESRDYFQRHTRLPDDRLTVLHNGLDLPDATPPASRAELGLPDGPRLIGFVGRVTSGKGLDLFLEIARQAARQSPHAYHFLVVGTGGDLPRHQQWAREHALDDHVTFLGERRDIHRCYAALDCLLFCSEHGVEGMPGVMLEACAHGLPILARRATPVEEIRAYYDRILFWNPERPATAQLDAAMALPEADQTRLRAEFSIAAMRDRTMALYRELLTAKRSRTCAC